The proteins below are encoded in one region of Cucurbita pepo subsp. pepo cultivar mu-cu-16 chromosome LG10, ASM280686v2, whole genome shotgun sequence:
- the LOC111804298 gene encoding auxin response factor 18-like isoform X2, producing the protein MITFMDSKEKSKEMDKCLDPQLWHACAGGMVQMPPVNARVFYFPQGHAEHACASPVDFRTCPKLPSYTLCRVSAIKFLADPDTDEVFAKLRLIPINGSELDFDDGIGRLNGSEQDKPTSFAKTLTQSDANNGGGFSVPRYCAETIFPPLDYSADPPVQTILAKDVHGETWKFRHIYRGTPRRHLLTTGWSSFVNHKKLVAGDSIVFLRAENGDLCVGIRRAKRGAGDGPDSSCGWNGAVPYGAFSANESLMGKGKVKAKSVIEAATLAANGQPFEIVFYPRASTPEFCVKAALVKAALQIRWCSGMRFKMAFETEDSSRISWFMGTVNSVQVADPLRWPESPWRLLLVTWDEPDLLQNVKRVSPWLVESVSNMSPIHIAPFSSPRKKLRYPQHPDFPLDNQPPMPLFSSYLHGSGSPFGCPPDNNSAGMQGARHAHFGLSLSDFHLSKLHSGLFPIGYRSPDPAAESATLSCNAMTEKPSMSENVSCLLTMAHSTQASKKCDGVKTPQLILFGRPILTELHMSQTYSGDTVSSVGTGNSSPDGNGDRTEKRVDGSGSSLHQQRPLEGSSCENFQCYKDDRQEVEPNVDPGHCKVFMESEDVGRTLDLSSLGSYEELYTKLGNMFDIDNSETLHL; encoded by the exons ATGATTACGTTTATGGATTCCAAAGAGAAATCGAAGGAGATGGACAAATGTTTAGATCCTCAGCTATGGCATGCCTGTGCGGGAGGAATGGTTCAAATGCCGCCGGTGAACGCCAGGGTTTTCTATTTTCCTCAAGGCCATGCCGAGCATGCTTGTGCCTCCCCAGTTGATTTCAGGACTTGTCCGAAGCTTCCTTCATATACCCTTTGCAGAGTCTCTGCTATCAAGTTCCTTGCGGATCCTGACACCGATGAGGTCTTTGCCAAACTTAGGTTGATACCCATAAATGGAAGTGAACTAGATTTTGATGATGGAATTGGGCGGCTTAATGGGTCTGAACAGGATAAGCCAACTTCGTTTGCAAAGACACTGACTCAGTCTGATGCTAACAATGGAGGGGGTTTCTCTGTTCCAAGGTATTGTGCAGAAACCATCTTCCCTCCGTTGGATTACTCTGCTGATCCGCCTGTTCAGACCATTCTTGCTAAGGATGTTCATGGCGAGACATGGAAATTCAGGCACATTTATAGGGGGACACCTCGGCGGCATCTTTTGACCACTGGTTGGAGTAGTTTTGTTAACCATAAGAAGCTTGTTGCGGGGGATTCCATTGTGTTCTTGAGGGCTGAAAATGGTGATCTCTGCGTCGGGATTAGGCGGGCGAAAAGGGGAGCTGGAGATGGTCCAGACTCGTCGTGTGGATGGAATGGTGCAGTCCCTTATGGAGCTTTCTCTGCTAATGAAAGTCTTATGGGAAAGGGGAAAGTGAAGGCTAAATCAGTAATTGAAGCTGCTACACTTGCTGCAAATGGGCAGCCATTTGAAATAGTATTCTATCCAAGAGCTAGCACTCCTGAATTCTGTGTCAAGGCAGCACTGGTGAAAGCAGCATTGCAGATCCGGTGGTGCTCAGGTATGAGGTTCAAGATGGCCTTCGAAACCGAGGACTCGTCTCGTATTAGCTGGTTCATGGGGACCGTCAATTCGGTTCAGGTCGCTGACCCACTACGCTGGCCGGAGTCACCATGGAGGCTTCTTCTG GTTACTTGGGACGAACCAGATTTACTTCAGAATGTGAAACGCGTTAGCCCGTGGTTGGTCGAATCGGTATCGAACATGTCTCCCATACACATTGCCCCATTCTCATCTCCAAGGAAAAAGCTCAGATATCCACAACACCCTGATTTCCCCCTCGATAACCAGCCTCCTATGCCATTGTTCTCTAGTTATCTCCACGGTTCCGGCAGCCCTTTTGGTTGTCCTCCCGACAACAACTCTGCTGGCATGCAGGGAGCCAGGCATGCTCATTTTGGTCTATCCTTATCAGATTTTCATCTCAGTAAACTGCACTCAGGTTTGTTTCCGATTGGTTATCGATCACCCGATCCAGCTGCTGAGTCAGCTACACTTTCTTGTAATGCAATGACTGAAAAGCCAAGTATGAGTGAAAATGTATCTTGCTTGCTAACCATGGCACATTCTACTCAAGCCTCGAAGAAATGCGACGGCGTAAAGACTCCTCAACTAATACTTTTTGGTCGACCCATACTTACCGAATTGCATATGTCTCAAACCTACTCCGGCGATACTGTTTCCTCGGTTGGTACTGGAAATAGCTCGCCAGATGGAAATGGAGATAGAACAGAGAAACGTGTTGATGGTTCTGGATCTTCTCTGCATCAACAACGTCCATTGGAAGGCTCGTCTTGCGAAAATTTCCAATGTTACAAGGACGATCGGCAAGAAGTCGAGCCTAACGTTGATCCAGGCCATTGTAAAGTCTTCATGGAATCAGAAGATGTAGGTCGCACCCTTGATCTTTCTTCACTTGGGTCTTATGAAGAATTGTACACAAAACTTGGAAACATGTTTGATATAGATAACTCAGAGA CATTGCATCTCTGA
- the LOC111803036 gene encoding CASP-like protein 5A2, which yields MNVSRPSVHPVEAPPLTEGAVHNGPRVRMKDVQGMPGTTGGLALRLLQFIFAAVSLCVMATTSDFPSVTAFRYLVAAAGLQCLWSFSLAVVDAYALLVRRSLQNCSIVGLFTIGDAITSTLTFSAACSSAGITVLIGNDLNKCGVNHCAQFESATALAFISWFAVSPSFLLNFWSLASR from the exons ATGAACGTGAGCCGGCCTTCGGTGCATCCAGTTGAGGCGCCACCACTAACGGAAGGAGCGGTACACAATGGGCCGAGAGTTAGGATGAAGGATGTGCAGGGTATGCCTGGTACAACAGGTGGACTTGCACTTCGTCTCCTTCAGTTCATATTTGCTGCAGTTTCTCTGTGTGTTATGGCCACCACTAGTGATTTCCCTTCCGTCACGGCGTTTCG ATAtcttgttgctgctgctggcTTGCAATGTTTGTGGAGCTTTTCATTGGCAGTAGTTGATGCATATGCCTTGTTAGTCAGACGAAGCTTGCAAAACTGCTCAATAGTTGGTTTATTCACCATTGGTGATGCG ATTACATCCACCCTTACATTTTCTGCTGCATGCTCATCAGCTGGGATTACTGTTCTCATAGGCAACGATCTTAACAAGTGTGGCGTGAACCACTGTGCGCAATTCGAGTCCGCAACTGCACTGGCCTTCATTAGCTGGTTTGCTGTTTCACCTTCATTTCTCTTGAACTTTTGGTCTTTAGCTTCTCGGTGA
- the LOC111803098 gene encoding aquaporin PIP2-2-like — protein sequence MSKDLEAGGFATKDYQDPPPAPLIDADEFTQWSFYRAIIAEFVATLLFLYVTVLTVIGYSNQSDIKNGGQICGGVGILGIAWAFGGMIFVLVYCTAGISGGHINPAVTFGLFLARKVSLVRAVLYMAAQCLGAICGCALVKSFQKAHYSEYGGGANSLADGYSTGTGLAAEIIGTFVLVYTVFSATDPKRNARDSHVPVLAPLPIGFAVFMVHLATIPITGTGINPARSFGAAVIFNKDKPWDDQWIFWVGPFIGAAIAAIYHQIILRAGAVKALGSFRSSTSV from the exons ATGTCTAAGGATCTCGAAGCCGGTGGGTTCGCTACCAAGGACTACCAAGACCCACCACCAGCACCGTTGATCGACGCCGACGAGTTCACTCAATGGTCTTTTTACAGAGCCATCATCGCCGAGTTCGTCGCCACGCTTTTGTTCTTGTACGTCACTGTTCTCACTGTCATTGGCTACAGTAACCAGTCCGACATAAAAAACGGCGGCCAAATCTGCGGCGGGGTCGGCATTCTTGGCATCGCTTGGGCATTCGGCGGCATGATTTTCGTCCTCGTTTACTGTACCGCTGGAATTTCCG GAGGGCACATTAACCCGGCGGTGACTTTTGGGTTGTTTTTGGCTCGGAAAGTGTCTTTGGTTAGAGCAGTTCTTTACATGGCGGCTCAATGTTTGGGCGCCATTTGTGGGTGTGCTTTAGTGAAATCGTTCCAGAAGGCTCATTACAGTGAGTACGGCGGTGGAGCCAATTCACTCGCCGATGGCTACAGCACCGGCACCGGCTTAGCCGCAGAAATCATCGGAACTTTCGTTCTTGTTTACACCGTCTTCTCCGCCACCGATCCCAAGAGGAATGCCAGAGATTCTCACGTTCCT GTTTTGGCGCCACTCCCAATTGGGTTCGCGGTGTTTATGGTTCATTTGGCCACCATTCCGATCACCGGCACCGGCATCAACCCAGCTCGAAGCTTTGGAGCCGCCGTGATCTTTAACAAAGACAAGCCATGGGATGACCAG TGGATCTTTTGGGTTGGCCCCTTCATTGGAGCTGCCATTGCTGCAATTTATCACCAAATCATACTGAGAGCAGGGGCAGTTAAAGCTCTGGGATCGTTCAGAAGTTCCACCTCCGTTTAA
- the LOC111804298 gene encoding auxin response factor 18-like isoform X3 has translation MITFMDSKEKSKEMDKCLDPQLWHACAGGMVQMPPVNARVFYFPQGHAEHACASPVDFRTCPKLPSYTLCRVSAIKFLADPDTDEVFAKLRLIPINGSELDFDDGIGRLNGSEQDKPTSFAKTLTQSDANNGGGFSVPRYCAETIFPPLDYSADPPVQTILAKDVHGETWKFRHIYRGTPRRHLLTTGWSSFVNHKKLVAGDSIVFLRAENGDLCVGIRRAKRGAGDGPDSSCGWNGAVPYGAFSANESLMGKGKVKAKSVIEAATLAANGQPFEIVFYPRASTPEFCVKAALVKAALQIRWCSGMRFKMAFETEDSSRISWFMGTVNSVQVADPLRWPESPWRLLLVTWDEPDLLQNVKRVSPWLVESVSNMSPIHIAPFSSPRKKLRYPQHPDFPLDNQPPMPLFSSYLHGSGSPFGCPPDNNSAGMQGARHAHFGLSLSDFHLSKLHSGLFPIGYRSPDPAAESATLSCNAMTEKPSMSENVSCLLTMAHSTQASKKCDGVKTPQLILFGRPILTELHMSQTYSGDTVSSVGTGNSSPDGNGDRTEKRVDGSGSSLHQQRPLEGSSCENFQCYKDDRQEVEPNVDPGHCKVFMESEDRLHQNSKKIDNSIDSGSNTLGGG, from the exons ATGATTACGTTTATGGATTCCAAAGAGAAATCGAAGGAGATGGACAAATGTTTAGATCCTCAGCTATGGCATGCCTGTGCGGGAGGAATGGTTCAAATGCCGCCGGTGAACGCCAGGGTTTTCTATTTTCCTCAAGGCCATGCCGAGCATGCTTGTGCCTCCCCAGTTGATTTCAGGACTTGTCCGAAGCTTCCTTCATATACCCTTTGCAGAGTCTCTGCTATCAAGTTCCTTGCGGATCCTGACACCGATGAGGTCTTTGCCAAACTTAGGTTGATACCCATAAATGGAAGTGAACTAGATTTTGATGATGGAATTGGGCGGCTTAATGGGTCTGAACAGGATAAGCCAACTTCGTTTGCAAAGACACTGACTCAGTCTGATGCTAACAATGGAGGGGGTTTCTCTGTTCCAAGGTATTGTGCAGAAACCATCTTCCCTCCGTTGGATTACTCTGCTGATCCGCCTGTTCAGACCATTCTTGCTAAGGATGTTCATGGCGAGACATGGAAATTCAGGCACATTTATAGGGGGACACCTCGGCGGCATCTTTTGACCACTGGTTGGAGTAGTTTTGTTAACCATAAGAAGCTTGTTGCGGGGGATTCCATTGTGTTCTTGAGGGCTGAAAATGGTGATCTCTGCGTCGGGATTAGGCGGGCGAAAAGGGGAGCTGGAGATGGTCCAGACTCGTCGTGTGGATGGAATGGTGCAGTCCCTTATGGAGCTTTCTCTGCTAATGAAAGTCTTATGGGAAAGGGGAAAGTGAAGGCTAAATCAGTAATTGAAGCTGCTACACTTGCTGCAAATGGGCAGCCATTTGAAATAGTATTCTATCCAAGAGCTAGCACTCCTGAATTCTGTGTCAAGGCAGCACTGGTGAAAGCAGCATTGCAGATCCGGTGGTGCTCAGGTATGAGGTTCAAGATGGCCTTCGAAACCGAGGACTCGTCTCGTATTAGCTGGTTCATGGGGACCGTCAATTCGGTTCAGGTCGCTGACCCACTACGCTGGCCGGAGTCACCATGGAGGCTTCTTCTG GTTACTTGGGACGAACCAGATTTACTTCAGAATGTGAAACGCGTTAGCCCGTGGTTGGTCGAATCGGTATCGAACATGTCTCCCATACACATTGCCCCATTCTCATCTCCAAGGAAAAAGCTCAGATATCCACAACACCCTGATTTCCCCCTCGATAACCAGCCTCCTATGCCATTGTTCTCTAGTTATCTCCACGGTTCCGGCAGCCCTTTTGGTTGTCCTCCCGACAACAACTCTGCTGGCATGCAGGGAGCCAGGCATGCTCATTTTGGTCTATCCTTATCAGATTTTCATCTCAGTAAACTGCACTCAGGTTTGTTTCCGATTGGTTATCGATCACCCGATCCAGCTGCTGAGTCAGCTACACTTTCTTGTAATGCAATGACTGAAAAGCCAAGTATGAGTGAAAATGTATCTTGCTTGCTAACCATGGCACATTCTACTCAAGCCTCGAAGAAATGCGACGGCGTAAAGACTCCTCAACTAATACTTTTTGGTCGACCCATACTTACCGAATTGCATATGTCTCAAACCTACTCCGGCGATACTGTTTCCTCGGTTGGTACTGGAAATAGCTCGCCAGATGGAAATGGAGATAGAACAGAGAAACGTGTTGATGGTTCTGGATCTTCTCTGCATCAACAACGTCCATTGGAAGGCTCGTCTTGCGAAAATTTCCAATGTTACAAGGACGATCGGCAAGAAGTCGAGCCTAACGTTGATCCAGGCCATTGTAAAGTCTTCATGGAATCAGAAGAT CGACTTCATCAAAACAGCAAGAAGATTGACAATTCTATAGATTCAGGAAGTAACACTTTAGGAGGAGGTTAG
- the LOC111803183 gene encoding aquaporin PIP2-1-like produces MSKDIEAGGRGGFSGKDYQDPPAAPLIDAQEFAQWSFYRAIIAEFVATLLFLYVTVLTVIGYKVQSDVDNGGQICGGVGILGIAWAFGGMIFVLVYCTAGISGGHINPAVTFGLFLARKVSLVRAVLYMAAQSLGAICGCALVKAFQNGHYIKYGGGANSLADGYSSGTGLAAEIIGTFVLVYTVFSATDPKRNARDSHVPVLAPLPIGFAVFMVHLATIPITGTGINPARSFGAAVVFNKSKPWDDQWMFWVGPFIGAAIAAIYHQFILRASAGKALGSFTSS; encoded by the exons ATGTCGAAGGATATTGAAGCCGGAGGGCGTGGTGGGTTTAGCGGCAAGGATTACCAAGACCCGCCGGCAGCGCCATTGATCGACGCACAGGAGTTTGCTCAGTGGTCATTTTACCGAGCCATTATAGCCGAGTTTGTTGCTACCCTTTTGTTCTTGTATGTCACTGTTCTCACTGTCATTGGGTATAAAGTTCAGAGTGATGTTGACAATGGAGGCCAGATTTGCGGCGGCGTCGGCATTTTGGGCATCGCTTGGGCCTTCGGCGGCATGATTTTTGTACTCGTTTACTGCACCGCCGGTATTTCCG GGGGACACATAAATCCGGCGGTGACATTTGGGCTGTTCTTGGCTCGGAAGGTGTCGTTGGTGAGAGCCGTATTATACATGGCGGCGCAGAGTTTGGGCGCCATTTGTGGGTGTGCGTTAGTGAAGGCATTCCAAAACGGCCACTACATTAAGTACGGCGGTGGAGCCAATTCGCTCGCTGACGGTTACAGCTCCGGCACCGGATTAGCCGCCGAGATCATCGGAACCTTCGTTCTCGTTTACACTGTGTTTTCCGCCACCGATCCGAAGAGAAATGCCAGAGACTCCCATGTTCCG gtTTTGGCGCCACTCCCAATTGGGTTCGCGGTGTTCATGGTTCACTTAGCCACGATTCCGATCACCGGCACCGGCATCAACCCAGCTAGAAGCTTCGGAGCTGCAGTGGTGTTCAACAAATCCAAGCCATGGGATGATCAA TGGATGTTTTGGGTCGGACCCTTCATCGGAGCTGCCATTGCTGCAATTTACCATCAGTTCATATTAAGAGCAAGCGCCGGCAAGGCTCTGGGATCATTCACAAGCTCCTGA
- the LOC111804481 gene encoding 60S ribosomal protein L12-1, protein MPPKFDPSQVVDVFVRVTGGEVGAASSLAPKIGPLGLSPKKIGEDIAKETAKEWKGLRVTVKLTVQNRQAKVSVVPSAAALVIKALKEPERDRKKTKNIKHNGNISLDDVIEIARVMSPRSMAKDLSGTVKEILGTCVSVGCTVDGKDPKDLQQEITDGDVEIPQN, encoded by the coding sequence ATGCCGCCCAAGTTCGATCCTTCTCAGGTTGTCGATGTTTTCGTCCGAGTTACTGGAGGTGAGGTCGGAGCGGCCAGTTCTCTCGCTCCTAAAATCGGTCCTCTAGGTCTCTCCCCTAAGAAGATCGGAGAAGACATTGCCAAGGAGACGGCCAAGGAATGGAAGGGTCTCAGGGTCACTGTCAAGCTCACTGTGCAGAACCGTCAAGCCAAGGTCTCGGTGGTGCCATCTGCTGCTGCTTTGGTCATCAAGGCCCTCAAGGAGCCTGAGCGTGATCGAAAGAAGACCAAGAACATCAAGCACAATGGTAATATCTCGCTTGATGATGTGATTGAGATCGCTAGGGTTATGAGCCCCAGGTCTATGGCTAAGGATCTCAGTGGAACCGTCAAGGAGATACTCGGTACTTGCGTTTCTGTTGGCTGTACGGTCGACGGTAAGGAcccgaaggatttgcagcAGGAAATTACTGATGGGGATGTTGAAATTCCCCAGAATTGA
- the LOC111804298 gene encoding auxin response factor 18-like isoform X1: MITFMDSKEKSKEMDKCLDPQLWHACAGGMVQMPPVNARVFYFPQGHAEHACASPVDFRTCPKLPSYTLCRVSAIKFLADPDTDEVFAKLRLIPINGSELDFDDGIGRLNGSEQDKPTSFAKTLTQSDANNGGGFSVPRYCAETIFPPLDYSADPPVQTILAKDVHGETWKFRHIYRGTPRRHLLTTGWSSFVNHKKLVAGDSIVFLRAENGDLCVGIRRAKRGAGDGPDSSCGWNGAVPYGAFSANESLMGKGKVKAKSVIEAATLAANGQPFEIVFYPRASTPEFCVKAALVKAALQIRWCSGMRFKMAFETEDSSRISWFMGTVNSVQVADPLRWPESPWRLLLVTWDEPDLLQNVKRVSPWLVESVSNMSPIHIAPFSSPRKKLRYPQHPDFPLDNQPPMPLFSSYLHGSGSPFGCPPDNNSAGMQGARHAHFGLSLSDFHLSKLHSGLFPIGYRSPDPAAESATLSCNAMTEKPSMSENVSCLLTMAHSTQASKKCDGVKTPQLILFGRPILTELHMSQTYSGDTVSSVGTGNSSPDGNGDRTEKRVDGSGSSLHQQRPLEGSSCENFQCYKDDRQEVEPNVDPGHCKVFMESEDVGRTLDLSSLGSYEELYTKLGNMFDIDNSETLNHVLYRDVSGAVKHVGDEQFSDFIKTARRLTIL; encoded by the exons ATGATTACGTTTATGGATTCCAAAGAGAAATCGAAGGAGATGGACAAATGTTTAGATCCTCAGCTATGGCATGCCTGTGCGGGAGGAATGGTTCAAATGCCGCCGGTGAACGCCAGGGTTTTCTATTTTCCTCAAGGCCATGCCGAGCATGCTTGTGCCTCCCCAGTTGATTTCAGGACTTGTCCGAAGCTTCCTTCATATACCCTTTGCAGAGTCTCTGCTATCAAGTTCCTTGCGGATCCTGACACCGATGAGGTCTTTGCCAAACTTAGGTTGATACCCATAAATGGAAGTGAACTAGATTTTGATGATGGAATTGGGCGGCTTAATGGGTCTGAACAGGATAAGCCAACTTCGTTTGCAAAGACACTGACTCAGTCTGATGCTAACAATGGAGGGGGTTTCTCTGTTCCAAGGTATTGTGCAGAAACCATCTTCCCTCCGTTGGATTACTCTGCTGATCCGCCTGTTCAGACCATTCTTGCTAAGGATGTTCATGGCGAGACATGGAAATTCAGGCACATTTATAGGGGGACACCTCGGCGGCATCTTTTGACCACTGGTTGGAGTAGTTTTGTTAACCATAAGAAGCTTGTTGCGGGGGATTCCATTGTGTTCTTGAGGGCTGAAAATGGTGATCTCTGCGTCGGGATTAGGCGGGCGAAAAGGGGAGCTGGAGATGGTCCAGACTCGTCGTGTGGATGGAATGGTGCAGTCCCTTATGGAGCTTTCTCTGCTAATGAAAGTCTTATGGGAAAGGGGAAAGTGAAGGCTAAATCAGTAATTGAAGCTGCTACACTTGCTGCAAATGGGCAGCCATTTGAAATAGTATTCTATCCAAGAGCTAGCACTCCTGAATTCTGTGTCAAGGCAGCACTGGTGAAAGCAGCATTGCAGATCCGGTGGTGCTCAGGTATGAGGTTCAAGATGGCCTTCGAAACCGAGGACTCGTCTCGTATTAGCTGGTTCATGGGGACCGTCAATTCGGTTCAGGTCGCTGACCCACTACGCTGGCCGGAGTCACCATGGAGGCTTCTTCTG GTTACTTGGGACGAACCAGATTTACTTCAGAATGTGAAACGCGTTAGCCCGTGGTTGGTCGAATCGGTATCGAACATGTCTCCCATACACATTGCCCCATTCTCATCTCCAAGGAAAAAGCTCAGATATCCACAACACCCTGATTTCCCCCTCGATAACCAGCCTCCTATGCCATTGTTCTCTAGTTATCTCCACGGTTCCGGCAGCCCTTTTGGTTGTCCTCCCGACAACAACTCTGCTGGCATGCAGGGAGCCAGGCATGCTCATTTTGGTCTATCCTTATCAGATTTTCATCTCAGTAAACTGCACTCAGGTTTGTTTCCGATTGGTTATCGATCACCCGATCCAGCTGCTGAGTCAGCTACACTTTCTTGTAATGCAATGACTGAAAAGCCAAGTATGAGTGAAAATGTATCTTGCTTGCTAACCATGGCACATTCTACTCAAGCCTCGAAGAAATGCGACGGCGTAAAGACTCCTCAACTAATACTTTTTGGTCGACCCATACTTACCGAATTGCATATGTCTCAAACCTACTCCGGCGATACTGTTTCCTCGGTTGGTACTGGAAATAGCTCGCCAGATGGAAATGGAGATAGAACAGAGAAACGTGTTGATGGTTCTGGATCTTCTCTGCATCAACAACGTCCATTGGAAGGCTCGTCTTGCGAAAATTTCCAATGTTACAAGGACGATCGGCAAGAAGTCGAGCCTAACGTTGATCCAGGCCATTGTAAAGTCTTCATGGAATCAGAAGATGTAGGTCGCACCCTTGATCTTTCTTCACTTGGGTCTTATGAAGAATTGTACACAAAACTTGGAAACATGTTTGATATAGATAACTCAGAGACATTGAACCACGTTTTGTACCGTGATGTTTCCGGTGCTGTCAAGCACGTCGGTGACGAACAATTCAG CGACTTCATCAAAACAGCAAGAAGATTGACAATTCTATAG
- the LOC111803674 gene encoding aquaporin PIP2-1-like: MSSNSVFERRSNGGLAATAKDYQDPPPAPFIDAGEFTQWSFYRAITVEFVATLLFLYILVLTVIGYDTQSATNVCGGVGVLGIAWAVGGMIFVLVYCTAGISGGHINPAVTFGLFLARKISLIRAVFYIMAQCLGAICGCALAKSFQKGYYVRYRGGTNILADGYSITTGLAAEIAGTFILVYTVFSATDPKRNARDSHVPVLAPLPIGFAVFIVHLATIPITGTGINPARSFGAAVIYNRTEAWDHHWIFWVGPFVGAAIAAIYHQVIIRAGAVKALGSFKTSSAL, translated from the exons ATGTCGTCCAACAGTGTCTTTGAGCGCAGAAGCAATGGTGGGTTGGCCGCCACCGCCAAGGACTACCAAGACCCGCCGCCCGCTCCGTTCATCGACGCCGGGGAGTTCACTCAGTGGTCATTTTACAGAGCTATCACCGTCGAATTCGTCGCCACGCTTCTGTTCTTGTACATTCTTGTTCTCACTGTGATTGGCTATGACACCCAGTCCGCCACCAATGTCTGCGGCGGTGTCGGCGTTTTGGGCATTGCCTGGGCCGTCGGTGGAATGATCTTCGTTCTCGTTTACTGCACCGCTGGAATTTCAG GAGGGCATATTAACCCGGCGGTGACATTTGGGCTGTTCTTGGCTCGAAAAATCTCCCTAATCAGAGCTGTGTTTTACATTATGGCTCAATGTTTGGGCGCCATTTGTGGGTGTGCGTTGGCTAAATCATTCCAGAAGGGTTATTACGTTCGCTACAGAGGTGGAACCAATATACTCGCCGATGGGTACAGCATCACCACCGGCTTAGCCGCAGAGATCGCCGGAACTTTCATTCTTGTTTACACCGTCTTCTCCGCCACCGACCCCAAGAGAAACGCCAGAGATTCTCACGTCCCT GTTTTGGCGCCACTCCCAATTGGATTCGCGGTGTTTATAGTTCATTTAGCCACCATTCCGATCACCGGCACCGGCATCAACCCAGCTCGAAGCTTTGGAGCTGCAGTGATCTATAACAGAACGGAGGCCTGGGATCATCAT TGGATCTTTTGGGTTGGGCCGTTCGTCGGAGCTGCCATTGCTGCAATTTATCATCAAGTCATAATTAGAGCAGGAGCTGTTAAAGCTCTTGGATCATTCAAAACTTCCTCCGCCCTATAA